The window AACAACGATGGAATAGTGTTGCGCTTGAATAATGAACAAATCTCTTTTCAGATCGGCCATGGTTGATGGAGCCCCGCAAAGTTCAGAAACTCCAGGAGAAGATCTACTTTTCTCTGCAGCACATTATGCAGAAGAACCACATGGACGAAGATGCATTGGCTAAGGTAAGACAACCCGTCATATCCGcaaatactttttctttttactcatttaatatgtttttttttttaaacataactttttaaatgtatggTAAGTGAAAACACCTGAAATCCTGTTAATGTTATCGTTATGTGACAACTAGAGGTacaattgaacttttttttttattcgttGCAGTTGCATTTTGTTAAGATTTCCTATTCAAATATGAATTTATTCATAGAATAAGTACATGATGAAATAATTTTCATCAatgcattaatttttttccatttgattgAGAATTCAAAATGTGGATCATTTTTCTTAAAAGCAGAATGCGCATTTGTCTATTTTCGTGGTTCTCATGTTTAACGCAAAGGTCAATGTGCCGCATGCTTGCCTTTATGTCAAATGGGATTTGAACAACCAGTGTGATCTCAGTCACTTTGAGTGCGCTTCCTATCCGATGCCCTGTATAGCAATTGATCTAACTATCTTTCTTTTATCCTCTTCCCTGTCAGCTGATCAGTCGTATCCCAACACTGTCTGCTCTGTGTACGCTCCACACGGAGGAGCTTCAAGCTTTCCAGCAGCTTCATCCAGAAACAGTCAACGTTCTCTTCCCGCCACTCTATAAAGAACTGTTCAATCCAGACCCGAACTCTGCCATGTCCATGCCCAAGTGACTGACTGCCTATTGCGCCATTGCAACAAACTATTTCAGTGGAGGAACAAAAGAATACAAGGACAGCTATGTCTGACAAGACGACATTGGTAATATCTACCAAGTTCACAGCTCCTCTTGTTTCATTTGAGACTGGGGAGGTGAGTGGTCATCCGACACAAACTTACACTTAGCGCCAACAATACGTACTAGGAATGTCCAGCACTTGTCCCATCCTGTTCACCGATACAGTCTGAAGAATGTATATAGAAATGAAACATGCCCCAAGCCACAACCTGAGCAGGGGTTACTTCTTGTCTTCTGACCAGAAATGTacagactttaaaaaaaagaaaattctaaGAACAATTTATACTGTTCGTCTTAAAATATCGGTAcatcaaatttattttacatttgaaaaagaaaaacctttttgttTAGATTTTTTCTCCGAAATGAAGAAATAGTTTTAAAAGGCTGAATGGGGGAGGGAACTGAGGAATTAGAAAAGCTATTGTAGATATTCTCCTAGTACAGAGCAGATTCCAGTATTACTTCTGTTAAAATAAGTTAGTCCTAATTTAAATATACAACAGTCCACCGTGGCTGATTATTCCTTGTCTAAGTGTTTTAATTTTAACGGATACTTTCTTGTGTACAGAATTTGTAAAGTTAAGACTTGTAAAGGAATACTGGGTAAAACTGGGAgttgattttcatttgtttatatatAGAAGCCTTGTCTGGATTTTGTTCATACGTATAGAAGGAACAGCATCCTTCTGATGCAAACATGTAGAGATGTAAAGAAGAACATATGAtggattaacaaaaaaaaagaaatagctaCTTTTCAAGATGGATACGGTAATATTCTATATTGTTGCTGCAATAAGTGAATCCAAAAAGCTGGATTGCTTTTTAACAATCACGGAGAAACAACCAAtatgaaaatgcaatttcaaaatcaaactCATGTCTTTGTCAAGAAAATTCCCATAACCGTGCCCCATATAGTATGACAGGGCACTGACTTCAGGGTGGTGGGAATTTTTTACCACTGGAGAGCAAGATGAGAAATGAAACTTAATCTTAATTTAAGGTAACGTTCTAATCTTCAAAGACCTGAATTACTGCTGTATCTCCTCATCCCTCCCATCACTATTTGCACAATCGAGTCCCTGGACATCCTGGGCCACTCCGGGCTGTGAATATGAAGGAACCCAGTGAGCAATAACTTTTATcctgccttcttttttttttttttttaatctttaagaTTTCCTTTTCTGTTGTTTGGAACAGGGTAGCAATTTCTACTAAAATGCACTATATTAGAAGGTACTAAATTCCATCACAGGCTGTTTTTAGTGTTTTAGCAAGACACAAAATGGGCTGTGGTTAGAATATACACAGAGCACTGGTTGCCAGATATGAACAAAAATCATTCTAAATACCAATGATCACTTCGTAAATGAAAACGTACACAGAAAAACGTGATAGACAATCAATCAGCTTTGCTTTTTGTTAGCAGTTACATATTTATTAGCACTTACAAATggacgttttgtttttaattgttctGCCTTAATATTGGTTTAACTTCAATTTGGCCGCTGAGTAACAAATGCACACTGAATTTTCCAAGGCAAGGACACTTGCATGGAAAGTACAGAGTCGGCTTGAAAGGTCTGTGCAGTCCTGCTTTTAGCCACTAGATGCTCCGTATGCATTATTTTTGGTCAGGAATGACAAGGCCTCACCTAAATTAATTGTTAGTATTGGCACCAATTTAGGAAAGCATTTCAATAAATTATTGTACAAGTGTTTCAATTATGTGCACACAAAAATTTTTGACATTTGCTGAAATTTCAATACTGTTCTTTCTTACACAGTGGCCAAATGTAATGCTTGCTGTACGCATGGACATTGTTATTTGTTAAATGAATTCAATAAATATGGATTTAGTTGATTCAACCTCTCACCCCACAACCCAGATCAGTGGCCAGTGACTCTGTAAGACAATCAATCACTTGCTCATTAAGGCTTGATGCACTACATAGCATCTCTCAGGGAGCAAGTCTTTTCTGACTTTGCATTAGAAGAGGGTTTCATATTTTTGCAAATTTATGAGAACAAAagtttttaatgaaaatagGAATACTTTTTGCGATAAAAAGCAGCATATGATAGCAATGGAATCTGCCCAGACAAGGCTTTGAttagtgtgtgcgcgcgtgcgtgcgtgtacaGGGCATGAATTCACTGTCCAAATCTTATGTCCAGATTATATGATAAGCATGGTGACGTATAGCACAAGGAGAGCTCTAATTGCTCCATATCAGTGTGCTCTTGTCATCACTTGCGTTCACTTATGTTTACTGCTTATTTTGCTGCTTATGGGACCATGTGGGAAGTTCACTGGCAAACTGTGAATCATGCAACATCACAACGCTGGACAGTGAATTCCAACTCTGAAGTTTTTGTgtgagatgtttttattttcccttgtTAGACTGTGAATCAGAGAGGTGGGATGGGGTTGTGAGAGGATGTGCTGGCAAAAACGAGTGGTAACATAACACTGTAAGTAAGACACTGTAGCAATAAGAACTGGAGGCATTTACTACTGCCATGTTTGCATTgtaagattattttttattttattactattTACTGTTATTATTGTTCTTATTATGTCTACTATTCTCTATTACTATTAGCCTATTGTTGTTCTGTTCTATTTGCATGACGTTTCATtgcaatgaaacattttgggcATATTGGTGTTTTGTCACCCTTCTGGGAGGGATAAATGGCAGGGTGGGTTTAAAACGGGATCCAGAATTAAGTCAGCTCTAAGTGATTTTCCAACAATATGAAGGActtctaaataaaatattattatttatacacaAGGAATTTAAGAAATACTGTTCAACTGGgtgaaaattcttttttttttgttttttttctggaaccTTTGAATGTGTGAGTTGCTATCACCAGTCAGTGAACGGCCCATTCTGTACTGGCCTTATTGAACCGGATCAGAGACTCTTACGCGCATGCTGTGGGGGGAGGCAAACTTTTCTGAATGTTATGGAGTCTGTTTGTTCAGTGTGAGGGACTGAACTCAATACGCCTTTACCACTCCATcaacacagacaaaaacagtacatTTGAAAACGCACAATAAAACTAGTCAACATGATGGCTCTGACAAAATGCACAGACATTTTAATAcacttgttttttaaattacatttccTACACGTTGTCCAAGACACTAACTACACCCATGAAACCGTCCTTACCTTTCTTAAAAAGAacccgagtgtgtgtgtgtgtgtgtgtgtgtgtgtgtgtgtgtgtgtgtgtgtgtgtgtgtgtgtgagagagagagagagacggaggGAGATACAGTGAGACTGAGACAATGTTTTGTCTACCGATGCTTTTTAAACTTTCTCGATGCATTACACATGCGTGCAATTCAAATAGTGTTGAAAattgttaatttattttttagaatgTCTGCGTACAAGCAAgagcaaatcaaatcaaatgtagCAATCTGTAAACAATACCTATAAAAAAGGTATTTGGCCTTACGGAATCTGTTTTACACAGgactaacaaaacaaaattaaaaaaaaattctacatACAAAAGGAAatctttccttttgtttttaaagtgccATAGCTAGTGAGAAGAGGAATGATTGGAAGTGAGACGTAGATGCTTTACTGTCTTGAGTTCACTTGTGAAACCAATCATAAAAAGAGTAAACTCAagaaaaatgtgcatttgaaTACACTGGCAAacagtttttacatttgatgcTTTCTTCATTTGGTCATCTAGGACTCTGCAGGACTCTGAGCTCTGACTATCAATCCATGAGCGCCTCTgtacaaacattttctttttcacatcAGAATGATATTATGCGTATGCGTGAATGCATgtatacatttgcatttaattgtgTCGTAGACACCCACGTTACGGATTAGAATGGGTTGAAGTTCAGAGCTATGCAGGGCCCTTTACTGAGTCCTCCTTtgatatgtgtgtatatataatgTGAAGGTCTGAAGTGATTTTGTTAAATTCTATATTTTATCGCTTTTGTAGACATTTTGttgtgggaagaaaaaaaaatacaataaattttATGGGTGAAATTCTGCCTCGTTTTTCTTTcgtacacatgcacacgaTTGCTTATTTGAGCACTTGTATAACCGCTGTGTGTAATGGCTAACGCACAGATATTTTACCAGAGTTGTCTGTGCAAAAGCTGCAATATCAGcacgtcatttttttccccctgcttCAAGGGATAAAAGTAACATGATGCTTTTAGCCTAGACGTTATTTACTCCCTCATCCTCTTGTTCTGTTTCCCCTGGTGTAGGTTCTGCCTCACCGCTGTTCTTGCATGTGTCCAGATGCCTCCTTAAAGCTGAACAAGAGATACATCAATAAGCGACATGTCGCTTCAATATCATAGTCATTAGCACAAGAAAGAGAATACTGACAGGGCTTAGAGGAAGTCCATGCTTCCATCATGAATAATTTGGTTTGATTTGTTATAGAAATCTTGGAGAGGACataagaggaggaagaggaaacaCAACGTACCTTTGAAATATCAAAACAACTGTGactgtatgtttgtgtgtttgtttgctgcacttgtttgtttttgagcaCAGTTCCTTTCCGAGCAAGTTATCCTCTAGATGCTGGTCTCGTGTCTACCCAGAGACATTAATTAATAGCTAATCAAAGCTAATGTCTCAGCAGCACATTGCCAGCACAAAGACATGATTAATACGTAATCAAAGGCGATGCAGCGCAAACGCACAAAGCAGAAGCCACCCCCAGCCACCCCGCCTCGAACACCACAGTTGTTATAGAAATAAACGAACGCTCGCAGCTTAATTAGCTGGCTGTTGATATGTGTTGTCTTCATTTGAAGTTGTTGGGGATTTATCTCAGAGCCAACTTTGGCCTCCTGAGTGACAACATTGAGGTGACAGTGCATTAATACATGCAACTCTTATTTTATCACACATTGTCTCCTTCTCtgattttaaatccaaaagcTCTAACCTGAGAGGCCCAATGTGTGGCAGCAAGCACCGCATGAGTGCTTTTGCAGAAAAGCATTGATGGCAGATTCTCCAAGATTGTCCGGGCCAAATAACATCTCGCCCCTGCTGCTACTGTGCAAGGAACAGAGACAGCAGTAAAGATGACAATTATGTTTTAAGTCAAACTTGCGTGAGACAACCTCCGCAGAACTTGAGCTAAATTAAGTTCAAGCTGTTGTAATACCTGTGCATATCTGCCATAATGACTGTTGGATCTGTCAGCTCCTCACCGACTCCTGTCATATGAAATATACACAATTCACAAAACGTTAAGGGTGCTGCCTTTCGGCTGAACTTTCTGGATGAACTTGGATGGACTATAACCTTTTCAAATGAACTTAATTTGACCTTCTCTAAAATTTTGAATCCACATGTCCACCTGGTAAACATCACCATGACTTTCTGTACCCCCTCCAGTCTCCCTGTATCTTTTCCTCAAACTAATGGTGACATTTAAAGCTCAGTGGCTACTTTCCTTTGAGAACATCATGTTAGAAGACTCCTGACGGCAAGATACTTTTGTTCAATTGTTCAGTGGCATCTTAAACTCAGAATACTTTAATTGAACTGGGAAGTTTACTTTAAATTTATTCAGGCTCTTGTTAGAGAACAGCAAGTTGTGAAAGTTAGAGTGCATTCAACTATAGCTACTATATTACATTACTATATGTGACAAACACTTAAAGGTTAGTGAGACCCACCCACCTTGTACATCAAGCACCAGCATTTCTCTGCATGAGTACTCATAGGTCCAGTGTGAGAAGGCGAGGAGTAGCTCTTCCAGTGAACAGGAAGGTGTGATCTCCTCtcctgtgttgttgttgtacttTTGGAAGTTCCCGGACATGTTTCTTTCAATAGTCAGCCACTGGCCATTTGTATGCCAAAGGACCAATGATACGTCCAGAAATCTGGCAACATGACAAATTAATACAGAATTAATGGTGTGTAAAAGTGCAAGTAAAATCCCACTGCTACACATACTTTGGTGAATGTTGAATGTTAGGAGGTTTGATCTGGTTAAACACTTGCATCATCCTGTGTGCTGCCCTCTGCTGCTGAATCTCCTTTAAATACAGACACAGAATGTCACGTTAAAAATGGCAATGGACAATCGCAGGTGATTACTAGCTGAAAGTAGTACTCCTGTCACGGTCAACAAACCAGAAAGGAATGTAAATGGCCCAATTTGCCTCCAATTGGTAGTCTAAATTATTTTGTACCTTTCAGACATTATGAACTCACCCTCAAACAAAGCTGCAGCGCTGTGCTACCGGAAAAGTACTTCTGCCATGCAGACACCACTTCTGGTCTGAAGGCTTTCACCACATACACCATCCCAGGAATAAGCACATCCTGTTCGGCCCACGTGCATAGCACCCTGCAGCCCTGCCGCAGGCCTCCATCCAGTGATCCCTCTTCACTCGGGAGGGGCTGAAGCATTGCAGACAGGCCCCGTGAGGACCATGATGAGACTGTGCTGGATTCAGGGTCAGCCTGTGAGTGAACTTCCTCCAGGGAGTAAATGCTCACCTCTTCACCACCTACAAGAAATTAGAGAGCAAATGTAAGTGGAGGGAATAAATATTAGGATAATGTATCCTAGTTGATCTGTTTGAGCATCTAAAATTAAAAACCAGAAATGATTTGATGTGGATTGCATCAAAATGGGTACCCAGAATGGAAACAGGAGTAAATGGGATTGTGTGAGCCAGTCGCATCAGATTGTTCCTTTCCATGGCTGTTCacatacacaaaaacaaacaaatttaaTAAGGACATAATTATACTAACAATAGCTGTATTATGGGTGTAGAAGACAGGATACGTAAAATATTGTATATTATAGTAAATTCATTTCATTAATACCTGAATAATGTGAATACAACAAATCCGTGGACTGGAATGAGGAACTACCTGAAAATATGTCAGGACAGTAATTTCATGCTGTACAACTATTTTACACACatactatatataatataatataatataatataatataataatcttATTTCACAATTACCTTCCACAGCAATAGCACTCTGCAGTCTGGAGTAGGCATATACAAATTTAGGGTTGTTGATTTAATGATCCATATATACTGTGGTCAGCCAAAAAAGGACAGTCAGACTTACGAAGATCTGCGACTCATTGATTTTGTCCAGCTGCTCCATGCTGAATGAGTGGGGCTCAAAGGATCCTGAATGATATATAGTCCCCCAAAGTATAAAATAATGTCTACTGATACGTTTGGTTAGATTTACGGTACCTGATAAGAACACACTTGCTTCTGCAAATCCAAGGGTtcaaaatctttaaaaaaatgtaacaacaaaaaacattttaaacaataaCATTCGACAACCAGTTTATGTGCTACACTGTGGCAAACACTTGCTGGCTGAGAGCTAAAATTAAGTATGCACtcaatttattcttttaaaaagTCCAATCGGTGCTTACTAAGGTGACTGAGGCTAGTTGAAGCTGACCAGCATGCAGGTTCTCCTTTCAATTTTTGCCATCTTTTCCAGCAAGCATCAGACAAAAATATATGCATGGTTCCCtattgaaagtaaaaaaaaaaaaagaacaacaacataaGAGAATCGTTTTAAGTGCATGTACTAGGAAAAGACATTACAATAATACTGTAGtcaataattaattattaCAATATTGTAGTATTACAATAttaccaaaaacaaacactcttACGTTGGCTGGGCTGCTTTCTTGTATTTTGACAATCTTTCTATTTGGGGTTTTCCTTCTGTTCAAGGCTTGGGGGAAGTCAGATGACTTAGACCACTCTGCAGAACAAATTATTACAGACACTCAGACCAAATTATTCAAAAAGGATttcaaataattaataaaatgcaCCGAATTGGGATTACTATGTTCTCTCACGAGTATTTTGTGAAATGCTGGTCTAGAAACACAAGAAGAAATGTGCAGACTAAAATGTTAAATGAGACGTGTCACATCTTACAGTCAAATGTCTTGGAACATTagttcaaacattttaaatgacaataGTACCTCTGCTCCTGCTCCACTGTAACGATGTGTCATCTCTGAAATTTCTTTTACCACCTTGCTTGTTCAGTACTTTGTTAAGAAAAGGAAACGATTCCCCCCGTGGAATTTGGGATCTTCCAAAGAAAGTCATATTCTCCACACTGGATGACAAGGATCTGCAGTAGCCATAAGGGTGGTCTCTTGACAGATAGCCCGACCTTGGAGACTTTACAAAAGGTCTGCTCACGGAATGCAGTTGGGTGTCATCCTGACGGAAGATGCAATTTTCAAAATCTTTCGTGACTTTTCCAGGGTCAGAAAGAACATTGCTGGTACTAGGTCTCAATACTTCTAAATTGGAAAGATGATCACGCACTCTGGACTCATCCACTATCTGTTCATCTTCACTGCCTTGATCTTTCTCCTCTTCCATGTCAATTTCCTCACGATTCGGGTACAGGTGTGGATCACAGCTCCACACCTTATAATGTGGTGACTCCAGTCCGCCGTCAGCAATCTTGAAAGAAAGAGGAGACCCACAGGGGGATGTTCCACGTGACTCATAAGGTGTCTGATCAGTGAAACCACTCAGATGGTTTTCAACTCCATGAAGGTGCAAAACTGATGTACTTCGAGAGACACCCACATACAACTCACGAGGATGGTGAGCATCAGGCAACTGTAATTcataaggaaagaaaaaaaaaatcagttgcaGAGTTGAGAGTTGCAGAAAGATTACAAGATACCTCTTTTTCTCCCTCTTCCATTTGTCCTTCCCCTTCTCCCCTACTCCCTCTGATTCCCAGATGAGACTCCTGTGGTGCATGTCTAAGAATGTAGCCTTTGATCAACGAAGGAGGAGTACTTTTACAAGACTTGCACATCAGTCGTCTCGTATTTGACACATCATCCTCCGAGCCACCTCTGTGCAGAGTCCAGCTGTGAGGAAGGACGTGTTGGGATGTTTGGAGTAGTTGGGACTGAGCCAGGCGAGCCTCCTCTTGATGTAGATTGTCAGAGGCAGAGAGCAAGGTCAGTGTGTCCACAGCCAGTGCTGATAGGTCCTGAAGTTGACCCAGCTGAGAGTCCAGTTTCGTGAGATTGTCCTGAATGATGTTGACCTTCTCTGAGACTTCCCCCACCATTGTGCACATCTCTTCGGCTCTATTTGAACacatattgtaaaaataagtCTCTAGCGCTCTATAGCAGTACGTCAATGCTTTtctaaattggaaaaaaaaaagagttgtaTTATAATCATTATAATAAATGTAGCTTAAATGGCTAGTTTtggaaataaatttaaaaaaaagttcctgTTGTGGCACAGAAAGAAATACATTATCTTGAAATTTGTGACAAGCTTTCGTGGGCCTCAAGTTTCACAAATGAGCACTAAAGCAACATAGAATATGGTAcaaattgtcaaaataaaatatggcacaaacaatgatttCCGTGAGACAAAACAATTCAGAGTAGCAATACAACCTGTCTGCTGTGAGTCTGATTCTGTTCATCTGACTGCTGTGGAGATCTTGATTCTTCTCATAGAGGTAGGCCTGTACACATTTCTCCTCAAATTCATGGAGCTTCTTGCGGTCATCACGGGCTAAATAGAGCTCTGGCAAAAGCATGTTCAACCAGAAAAGACACTGTAGTACGTACTACACACTTCATACTCAATAATAAGAAATGTatccatatttaaaaataatttaatgaaaATTATATGTAGACAAACTCACTAAGTCCAGAGCTTCTTTCATCTCCCTCAGCATTTCCATTAAGTCGCTTGTAAATGGCTCGCAAACCAAAAGTCACGTGACTGAGGAAAATTAGGGGAGGAGGCAGCCACGGTCTGTCCTGATAGGTCATTATGTAGCGATAGCGGTTGTACTTCCACAACTTATTGGATGTCGATGCCATATCAAAGTAGATGTTGCTGCCAACAAAAAGACATTCTAAAGGTTAAAAAGTATCTCTCGATATTCAAACTTTAGGTTGGACATATTTTTTGCTGAGGCACTCActtaaaaaatgcaatgagAATGTTGACCATGATTATGTACTGAAAAAACATATAGACAGCTTGAAGGAATGCCGTGAGAAAGGAGGCAGGAGCACATGGTTGACCATCATCACAAGCTgttaacacaaacacacacattaaaacCATCCCCTGATCgacccccaacacacacacacacacacacacacacacacacacacacacacacacacacacacacacacacacacacacacacacacacacacacacacacacacacacacacacacacacacacacacacacacacacacacacaactgaaCCACTAACGATCTATCTCTGATGCGTAGACCTCTCCATAGATCATCCAGTAAGGCTGGAACACAACATCACGAGCTAAACTCCATGACGGGTCCTCATCTGGTGACAGGATAGCCTTCCTGGATACCCCAAAACTCAGCAGTACAATTGCCATCATCACCACAATGAAGAACATGTTCGAGGTCTGGatggaaagagagaaagaaacgGACAAATAGTGATTAACAAAACATTGTACTTTTGAAATTAATGTACATTACCCTCATACATACCATTTTGGTGATCATTGTGAGGTAAGGACCAGCATGTTGATTGACAGCCAGTAGATCCATCACCCTGACAAACCAAAATATAATGTCCAGACAGTAGGCCAACCGTCCAACTGTCCGATATGGATCAGCGTGCCAACGCATCACCAAAGCAAACAGGAAGAGTACGATGGCAAGGAAGTCAGATAAGTTCCAGTACTCTGAGAACCAAATCTTCAGTTTCTGACTCAGCTTCCTTGGTTCTGACATTAACACCTGATAAGGGGTAAGTGACAATTATTAATAATCAAAGTAGcacattttatcattttacaCTTTGGTGTTCTCACCTCTCTGGTTTTCTCCACTGCTGTAgtcaatatatataaaatgaccAACCACTCTTGAACACCTGGTTGATCGTCCATCTTCACTAAGATGGTGTAGGAGAATAACATCAGGAAGGCTATGTATGATATCTGTGGTGGACACAGTTACGGGAAGATGAAGAGAT is drawn from Syngnathus acus chromosome 9, fSynAcu1.2, whole genome shotgun sequence and contains these coding sequences:
- the trpm6 gene encoding transient receptor potential cation channel subfamily M member 6 isoform X2; the protein is MSYKSWIEETFSKRECVKFIPSSRDLHRCIPVCQVCQNLIRCCCGRLMVEHSWQEAPPPTFFTGPEQDVSEDWSLELHTRASPTNAYGTIAFQDSAARVCRAKFVRVAVDSKPEALLQLMLREWQMDRPKLLLTVHGGSENFSLPPKVKQAFTKGLITAARSTGAWILTDGINTGVSKYVGEAVKSFGGHNLRKRNTIGLTSWGVIDNNTDLIGRDVFRPYQPLGNPLSKRAYLNSFHSHFLLVDDGTLGKFGCQEGLRKKLEKHIQLLKIHTRLNQRVPMACVVVEGGPAIVSTVLDYVSSNPPVPVFVFEGSGRAADLFAFLHKHTDTDRQLAADIREGFLVRIGEVFGVDRKEASHLCSLLLECMDHRQSITIFDSESEDQMAPDAAILNTILKGTKASAAEQLSMTLAWDRADIAQKNVLVYGQHWQVGSLEQAMLDALMMDRVSFVKLLIDNGMTMSHFLTVDRLEELYNMPQVQTDQFLHHLVEDVKQTSLPLGYRLSIIDMGLVIEYLIGGAYRSTYTRKHFRTAYNRLQNKEGRRVSTSFLSEQKMGIRSKSQWSGSPQDPHFFRTAQPYKRKDQNVLRGTSEKAVWNPGLCEAPLVFSFNFNDVFVWAVLQQRQQMALFLWQHGEESLARAAVACKLYRSMAFKARQSSMDDHIAERFKAYSLEFGQLAVNVLDCAFRQNEKMAMKLLTSEMEAWSHFTCLQIAVSSSHRPFVSHSCTQTLLTDLWTGPLNMRKNSYLKIILSLLLPPAILLLEFKSKAEMCHVPQSHEAIIFGRDTLKSGETLDETHMAKKDAEHGLTSQDRRLGSRWEGLFPILLHMVSWMTRLYEFYTAPVVKFWFHTISYIAFLMLFSYTILVKMDDQPGVQEWLVILYILTTAVEKTREVLMSEPRKLSQKLKIWFSEYWNLSDFLAIVLFLFALVMRWHADPYRTVGRLAYCLDIIFWFVRVMDLLAVNQHAGPYLTMITKMTSNMFFIVVMMAIVLLSFGVSRKAILSPDEDPSWSLARDVVFQPYWMIYGEVYASEIDPCDDGQPCAPASFLTAFLQAVYMFFQYIIMVNILIAFFNNIYFDMASTSNKLWKYNRYRYIMTYQDRPWLPPPLIFLSHVTFGLRAIYKRLNGNAEGDERSSGLKLYLARDDRKKLHEFEEKCVQAYLYEKNQDLHSSQMNRIRLTADRAEEMCTMVGEVSEKVNIIQDNLTKLDSQLGQLQDLSALAVDTLTLLSASDNLHQEEARLAQSQLLQTSQHVLPHSWTLHRGGSEDDVSNTRRLMCKSCKSTPPSLIKGYILRHAPQESHLGIRGSRGEGEGQMEEGEKELPDAHHPRELYVGVSRSTSVLHLHGVENHLSGFTDQTPYESRGTSPCGSPLSFKIADGGLESPHYKVWSCDPHLYPNREEIDMEEEKDQGSEDEQIVDESRVRDHLSNLEDDTQLHSVSRPFVKSPRSGYLSRDHPYGYCRSLSSSVENMTFFGRSQIPRGESFPFLNKVLNKQGGKRNFRDDTSLQWSRSREWSKSSDFPQALNRRKTPNRKIVKIQESSPANGTMHIFLSDACWKRWQKLKGEPACWSASTSLSHLNFEPLDLQKQVCSYQDPLSPTHSAWSSWTKSMSRRSSLQSAIAVEGSSSFQSTDLLYSHYSAMERNNLMRLAHTIPFTPVSILGGEEVSIYSLEEVHSQADPESSTVSSWSSRGLSAMLQPLPSEEGSLDGGLRQGCRVLCTWAEQDVLIPGMVYVVKAFRPEVVSAWQKYFSGSTALQLCLREIQQQRAAHRMMQVFNQIKPPNIQHSPKFLDVSLVLWHTNGQWLTIERNMSGNFQKYNNNTGEEITPSCSLEELLLAFSHWTYEYSCREMLVLDVQGVGEELTDPTVIMADMHSSRGEMLFGPDNLGESAINAFLQKHSCGACCHTLGLSALRRHLDTCKNSGEAEPTPGETEQEDEGVNNV